The Solanum lycopersicum chromosome 2, SLM_r2.1 DNA window TTTTGTCAATTAATGAGGTAGTTAACTATTATTAGTCGGTTATGTTTTTCCTCAAAACATtgtgtataaaaaaatacaaacgtGTAAGTAATCTTATGAAagattttaactttgttttcatAATTAGATCATGAGATAGATCTCTGTCAAAGACAACAGTAGTATTATGATCATGAATAAGAGCATAGAGGACCACCTCATACTTTGATAAGTAATGACAACTAGTTACATTTAATCAACAGGtaacataaatacataaaaacatcaGACAACTAACAAACATAAGGTGCTGTAATTGTCACCTCATTGATCGAAGATGATGCTATTTCTGTAGTAATCAAGTCTGAGTTAGGAGTAATGAAGAGCTGCTTCGGGTAGGGAACCGTTGCTTCAATACTTAGCATGGACAGAATTGTTGGCATGGTTGGTCTGTCTGCTGCGTTGAGTTGCAAACACAATAGTCCTACTAGAATGCAGCGTAATGCTTCCTCACTGGGACATGAATCAACTATTGATGGATCTACCAGATCAAAAGCCTTACCA harbors:
- the LOC109119493 gene encoding cysteine-rich receptor-like protein kinase 10, producing the protein MSPEYARAGLFSVKSDVFSFGVILLEVISGKRNMVSYNSDSPPNLIRRAWELWNDGKAFDLVDPSIVDSCPSEEALRCILVGLLCLQLNAADRPTMPTILSMLSIEATVPYPKQLFITPNSDLITTEIASSSINEVTITAPYVC